A single genomic interval of Lathyrus oleraceus cultivar Zhongwan6 chromosome 7, CAAS_Psat_ZW6_1.0, whole genome shotgun sequence harbors:
- the LOC127102133 gene encoding uncharacterized protein LOC127102133 has product MEDVIIDTGRPLNAQNLKSMGIIDQVRAKLTLDTSWEELKDQREIPNGLYLFSKIDPLEVIAYYLEDLAKQGVDISEFSVDWLPEHPPNFMKRMREPSEKSKKAKKAKLGESSRSRPLVPLAGSPGKSASFPPSVKIKLIPSSLPQTTPIYTSAETPPSTTRSSNPLSLKFNLATTTLPVSEAEMVNETTSPSSSPSPQSPPYYDLSSDTEPSDPQSPTMAQLKSCPLASQKPSHPEPQPEVTSPPPEHLNPTTSEPQQSEPTHSEPQPSEPTHFKPQPSEPTHSDIPPPITSVDPTTPTLNLNSPISPSSPSLVSATELETTLPTLEEAIKFFEESSVEKRLAREAEERARKEAEEIAHQEELQRIREAEEKAIANVDAAEAKAKAKADAEEVTRIAEEVAAKAKADELTQKEHSNSGFVPLVLKTLEELQKEQQIVRARLDQQDSINVNIQNMLSQLL; this is encoded by the exons atggaagatgtcaTCATTGACACTGGAAGACCTCTGAATGCTcagaatctgaagagcatgggaatcattgaTCAAGTCAGAGCCAAACTAACACTTGATACCTCTTGGGAAGAACTCAAAGATCAGAGGGAGATTCCCAACGGACTCTACCtgttctccaagattgaccctcTAGAGGTAATAGCCTACTATCTAGAGGACCTTGCCAAGCAAGGGGTGGATATCTCTGAATTCTCAGTGGACTGGCTACCTgagcatccaccaaacttcatgaagaggatgcgagagccCTCTGAGAAGTCCAAGAAGGCGAAGAAAGCTAAGCTGGGAGAATCCTCTAGATCAAGACCCCTAGTTCCTCTGGCTGGCTCTCCAGGTAAGTCTGCATCTTTCCCTCCCTCTGTCAAAATTAAACTAATTCCTTCTTCTCTGCCCCAAACAACCCCCATATACACCTCTGctgaaactcctccctcaaccaccagatcTTCTAACCCATTATCTCTGAAATTCAACCTCGCCACCACAACATTACCTGTTTCAGAAGCAGAAATGGtgaatgaaaccacctcaccatcatcatcaccatctccTCAATCCCCACCTTACTACGATCTCTCCTCTGATACTGAACCATCTGACCCTCAATCCCCCACTATGGCTCAGCTCAAATCCTGTCCTCTGGCCTCTCAAAAGCCATCACATcctgaacctcaacctgaagtCACTTCCCCACCTCCGGAACATCTAAATCCAACCACATCTGAACCACAACAATCTGAACCAACCCATTCTGAACCACAACCATCTGAACCAACCCACTTTAAACCACAACCATCTGAACCAACCCACTCTGACATACCACCACCCATCACTTCTGTTGACCCAACAACTCCCACACTTAATCTAAATTCCCCCATCTCACCCTCCTCACCCTCCTTAGTCTCTGCCACTGAACTAGAAACTACCCTTCCTACCCTTGAAGAAGCAATCAAGTTTTTTGAAGAGTCTTCAGTtgagaag CGCCTAGCAAGAGAAGCCGAGGAACGGGCaaggaaggaagctgaagagatAGCGCATCAAGAAGAACTTCAGAgaatcagagaagctgaagaaaaggcTATTGCTAATGTTGATGCTGCTGAGGCTAAGGCAAAAGCTAAAGCCGACGCTGAAGAAGTAACTCGCATTGCTGAAGAAGTTGCTGCCAAAGCCAAAGCTGATGAACTGACTCAGAAGGAGCACTCCAACTCTGGGTTCGTCCCTCTGGTCTTGAAGACTCTCGAAGAActgcagaaagaacaacagaTAGTTCGAGCCAGACTGGATCAACAGGACTCTATCAACGTTAACATTCAGAACATGTTATCCCAGCTGCTCTAA